Part of the Brassica oleracea var. oleracea cultivar TO1000 chromosome C8, BOL, whole genome shotgun sequence genome is shown below.
TCATGTACCATGAAAGAAAGTTTAATATATATTAACACAAATGTAAAATGTATTTAAAAATTTTAAAACAACAATAAAGATCATAGGCTTCAGTATATAGAGCATTTACCGAAAAAAATCAATATTTTTGTGGGGTTATTAACACATAGATTTGGAGAAAAATTCAAAAATATGAAAATTATGTTTTAATGCATAGTTGCATCCTTCAGTAACACATTATCAAGGTCAAAGAGGTTTGGAACCTTTGTTGTCTTCGTTTTTCTTGAGAATATCAATTTTATAGTTATTAGTCCACCAATTTAGGGAGTATTATAAAGTTTTACTAAATTAATTGACAAAAAAATTAAAAATGATGTTCATGTACCATGAAAGAGAGTTTAATATACATTTATACAAATGTAGAATGTGTTTAGAAATTTTAAAACAACACTAAAGATCATATGCTTAGTATATAGAGAATTTACCGAAAAACTCAATATTTTCATACGGGTTAATACATAGATTTGAAGAAAAAAATTCAAAAATATGAAATACTGTTTTAATGCATAGTTTCATCTTTCACTAACATATGATGAAGGTCAAAGAGGTTTGGAACTTTTGTTGTCTCCGTTTTTCTAGAAAATAGCGATTTTATAGTGGTTAATCCACCAATTTTAAAAATATTATGAAGCTTTACTAAATTAATTGACAAAAAATTAAAACAATGCCTATGTACCAAATAGAGTTTAATATACATTAATACAAATGTAGAATGTGTTTAAAAATTTTAAAACAACACTAAAGATCATAGGCTTCAGTATATAAAACATTTACCGTTAACACATAGATTTTGAGAAAACAAATTCCAAAATATGAAAATACTGTTTTAATGCATAGTTGCATCATTCACTAACATATGATGAAGGTCAAAGAGGTTTGGAACTTTTTTTTTGTCTTTGTTTCTCTAGAAAATAGCGATTTTATAGTTGTTAGTCCACCACTTTAGGGAGTATTATGAAGTTTTACTAAATTAATTGAAAAGAAAATAAAACGATGCCCATGTACCATGAAAGAGAGTTTAATATATATTAATATAAATGTAAAATGTGTTTAAAATTTTTAAAACAACACTAAAGAACATAGGCTTCTTCTGTATATAGAACATTTACCAAAAATTTCAATATTTTCGTAGGGGGTTATTAACACATAGAGTTTGAGAAAATTTCAAAAATATGAAAATTCTGTTTTAATGCATAGTTGGATCTTTCATTAACATATTATGAATGTCAAAGAGGTTTGAAACCTTTGTTGTCTCAGTTTTTCTGGAGAATAGCGATTTTACTGTGGTTAGTCCACCAATTTAGGGAGTACTATGAAGTTTTACTAAATTAATTGACACAAAAATTAAAACGATGTTCATGTACCATGAAAGATAGTTTATTATACATTAATACAAATTTTGAATGTGTTTAGAAATTTGGAAACAACACTTAAGATCATAGGCTTCAGTATATAGAACATTGACCGAAAAGCTCAAAATTTTCGTAGGGGGTACATAGATTTTCATAGGTTAACACATAGATTTTGAGAAAATTTCAAAAATACGAAAATAATGTTTTAATGCATAGTTTTATCCTTCATTAACATATGATGAAGGTCAAAGAGGTTTGGAATCTTTGTTGTCTCTATTTTTCTAGAGAATAGCGATTTTATAGTGGTTAGTCCACCAATTTAGGAAGTATTAGTCCACCAATTTAGGAAGTATTATGAATTATTACTAAATTAATTGAAAAAAATTTAAAACGATGCTCGAGAAATTTTAAGACAACACTAAAGAGGATAGGCTTCAGTATATAGAACATTTACGAAAAAACTCAATATTTTCTTAGAGGTTAACACGTAGATTTGAGAAAAATTCAAAAATATAAAAATACTGTTTAGATGCATAGTTGCATCATTCACTAACATATGATGAGGATCAAAGAGATTTGAATTTTTTGTTGTCTCCGTTTTTCTAGAGAATAGGATTTAATATTGTTTAGTCAACCAATTTAGGTAGTATTATGAAATTTTACTAAATTAATTGACAAAAAATTAAAACGATGCCCATGTACCATGAAAGAGAGTTTAATATACATTAATACAAATATAGAATGTGTTTAGAATTTTAAACAACACTAAAGATCATACGCTTCAGTATATAGAGCATTTACCGAAAAATTCAATATTTTCGTAGGGGGGTTAACACATAGATTTTGAGAAAAAATTCAAAATATGAAAATATTATTTTAATGCAGAGTTTCATCCTTCAGTAACGTATGATGAATGTCAAAGAAGTTTGAAACTTTTGTTGTCTCTGTTTCTCTAGAAAATAACGATTTTATAGTGGTTAGTCCACCAATTTAGAGAGTATTATGAAATTTTACTAAATTAATTGACACAAAATTAAAACGATGCTCATGTATCATGAAATAGAGTTTAATATACAAATGTAGAATGTGTTTAGAAATTGTAAAAACAAACATAAAGATCATAGGCTTCGGTATATAGAACATTTACCGAAAAACTCAGTATTTTCGTAGGGGTTATATATATATAAACCAGTCTCAACCGTGCTTTCATCAACTCCTGAGTTTTTCATCAGCTTCTTGAATTGTCACCGGTTATAAAAGAAAAAGACTACAGACCGGTTTACGCAGCTAGATTTAAGAAAACGAAACTCATGGTTTGATTGGTGTGAAACAGTCGATGTGTTTTTCTTTGTTTTGTTAATGCAGAGTTGTAGAACGAAAGAGGAGTTTGAGGAATGTGGAGCAAGCATATGCCGAACTAATCCGGTGTTCAAGGGGATGTATTGAAATAAATTGAAGCTGCGTCAGCAAATTAACAAGGCTTTTTCTATTTCTAGAAATTAAACACGGTTAATTAGTAATAATTGGTTGTCATGGTACATGCAGAGGTTGGTGCGGCATGTTGTATTTGTACCATAGACTAGTTTTTTGTTTTCTGTTCCATAATTAATAATATAAAACTCATTTAAGTATTTTTAATTTAAACCGCTACAATGCAATACTATAAAAGTTTAAATTAGTGCACAAGTGAGGGAGAGGGTGATGCAATGCTTAGGGCCCAACATTTACTTGATGGGATATAAATGTTTTTGGGCGTTTTTTGGAACATTTCACCTTTAGTGATCAATAAATTTTTGTTTATAAAATAGATCATATCATCTTCTCCATTTTCTCATAAATCTCTCTTCTCTAAGTTTCGATCTTTTCAAAATATGTCATCCTCAGATAGGATCTGAGTGGAATGATGATATGATCCACAAGAGGATTGCAGAAATCATGAAGGTATCCCAGAGCGTGGTGCAGGGCAAAAGCTAATATCTTCAACAACATAAGAAAGAAACTTTTTTACTTAAACCTTGCTATAATTTAGAAGAACAAATGTTGTTTGTTTATTTTTAAATTAAATATGATTTTGTTTTTTTCTCGTTAAATTTATGTAATACTATTTTCCCAGGTATAAGTTGTTTAAAGCTCCACAAATGTCCAACCCTCGCTCATAATCATAAATAAAATAAAAATAAGCAAAATTTTAAAGGAATTTGACTTTCAATATTCTCACATACCAACTATTAAAACATGAATTAAATTCGAGATTACATGTTATTTTATAGATTATGCTACTAACTTTAAAAATAAATCATTTTCTCATTAAGGACAATTCTATCATATTAAAATTGGTTACAACATATAACAATTTAGAATTAACATTTAACTCTTCTTAATTTCTTAAGATATTAATATTTGACACTTAGTAAAATATATTTTCTAACATTTTAACGTGAACCGAAATCATATTGAAAGACATTTAGGATTGACAATCCCCTAGACTATATTTGAGACTATATTTGAGACTATATTTGAGAAGTGATTTGTATATATGTCATCACTAACTTTCACAAAAAAATGATGACATGGCTTAAAAGAAATATGACATGGCATAAATCTAATTGTGACATATAAAATTTACTATATTTAGATTTATATTTTTGGTAAGATTTCTTAAATATAACAATGATGATTTTCTATATACGGATGTATATTTTTGGAAAAGTTTCATAATATAGTAATAACTAATAAATTTTATATCAAAAATATTTTTTCTCAGTAAATATTCATTTTAAAGATTTTATGATACCTAATAACTTTTACATATCAATTAAAATAATATGTTTTTATATATAAATAATAATTTCGAATATTAAAATTTTACATCAATATATGAATCATATTTTTATTATTAAAATAAGTGTAGTTTAAAATATATTTTATCAACGTATATAAGTTATTTTTATTTAATGTATATATTATTAGAAATAATTTATATATTTACAAATAGACATATTTAAAAATGGTAATTAAATAAATAATAATATAATAAAGTAACATATTAGGTTATATTACAATAAGATATTTTAAGTTCTTTTAGGAAAATTACCTAAGCACACGCAATAAACTCAATATGTAAACATTTATTATTTTAATTTATCATTAGTAAAATATATTGAGGATTACAAAATAATTATCACAAAATAAAAATATAAAAAAATTATATGATGACCCTGAGCAATAATTTCCAGACCCAATAAATTTAAAATATTTAGGTACAAAACAGAATATGTAAACCTTATATTATAGGACATTTAATATTTATTGACACTTAACAATCCATGAGCTATAAGAGATCAAAAATCAATATGTAAACATTTTATTATTTTTAGCTAGTTTATCTAGCATGGGTCAGTTTCATTATATTCTAAATTATTGCAATGACTTAAAATAAGATAAAGCCACTGAATCAGCAAAATATTTTTTTATGATTTTTCAAAAAGAACGAATAGTTTATACTTGTTAGCAACTTTGTTTTTGATAGCTAAAACTCAATATAAAGATAAAAATCCAACATAAGAAAAAATCATTTTACCAAAAAGACTAAATCAATGAAAATTCACATATTTTGTCTAACGCTAGAAAATATAAGCATTATAATAGAAAGTATATATATATATATATCGAATAACTGTATTAGTATTAAAAAGTATATTATCCATGACAAAATTGGTATTGATATTTTCTATCAAGGAATAATGAATAATTAAAAATACATTTAATCTGAAAATTAAACTGCATGACGTGGATTAATATTAGTTGTTAAATATAATGCATACAATCTAGACTTTATAGAACGTGTTAATCTATAAATGTAGGTAAAATGTGATTAAATCACTTAAATAAGACTTACATGTATACGCATTTTTATATTTGAAATATATATCTGCACAAAAGATAATTGGCAGATTAGTAAAGTTAACAAACTGTAAAATAATATTTACATGAATACTTAAGAAAATAAAATAATTATAGTCTGCTCATAGCGGTTCACATGTGATCTAAATAGGAATTAATCACACTCACATTCTTTAAGTTGCCTTTTGGTTTCATCGATTTATGTTTGACTGAAACTTGAATCCCATCTCCATGGCCTATAAGAAATACCTACGACGCTGAGTTTCATCATTTGAAACAGATTTTTAAAAATCATAGCTTTAAATATAAATTAGATCTCGATCCGTGCAACAGTACGGGTTTTTGTTTTTATTTATTTGTATATAGAAATTTTATTTTCAATTCTAAATTGGTATATATTATAATATTTATGTGTCTATCAATTTTTAAAACATAATAAGTTTACGGTATATTTTTTTTCATTGAATAGATTGTTTCAAACTTTCAAATGTATTTGTATCTTCTTCTATATATATTTTTCGGATTATTATTTCATTATTAAAATCGTAACTATATATAAAAATATTAGTAAAATATGGTTTTATTGTCATATTCAAAGATATTGTAATATTTCACAAATTTAGAAAGTTTTTTAAAAATTAAATTTTTCGCTTCATAGATTTATATTATCGAGTAAATAATTAAAAATTTAGTTTTTTTTTAATTTTTAAAATAAACTATATAGTTTAAAATTTATTTTCATTGGTTTAAGGTAGTAAAGATGAATCATTGTTAGATAATATGATTTTTGTTATTTAAAAAAAAAATCTTTATAATTTTAAAAGTTAACATCGACAAATATTTAAATAATTAACATATGGATGTATAGTATTACAACATTAAATTATATCTGTTTAATTTATACTATCTATAAATCTAATGTTTAAATCCAATTATTGATAGCCCAATAAAAATTTCTGGTTGATCCAAAATTTAAATGATAAGATTATAGATTAAATGTAACATGAATTTCTAAAAATAGATCCATTAAGTCTATTTTTTTTAAAATCACACATGAATCAAGGTTGTGACTTCTGTTTTAATATATTAGATGTGTATACCTTTTTATTCAGAACAATATTTTTCACAATGTGTATACCTTTGGTTTGTGATAGTAATACTAAACTTGTGACTATGAAGTTCTCATTTTGCCGTACTGTGAAAATTAAGCTGCAAAATAGAAATATATCATTACAATATCTTAGTGTAAATCATGCAGAAAGAATCATAGAATACCTTTTAGGAATAGAGAAGATGAATTTGCTTTAAATAATCATAAGCTTTTGTCACTGTGCTTTGCAACACTCAAAGACAAAATAAAAACGATAATGAAGAAGACCCATAAATTATAGACAAACAGTTGATAGGAATATAGAAGATGAGACAGTGAACATGATGGGAAGTTATATAGTTCATTGTTGAACGTGTTATAGTGTGTTGGTTTTGAGAAAAAAAATTGGAATTTGAATTTCTTGGCAGTTACAGAAATATTTACGATCAAAAAACGTTTTATCATTTTGATTTTTTGGATTTTGTAAAACATATACCATGTGTCATAATAGGACTAGTCGTGTCTTTAGTATATAAAGGATTTTGCTAATAAAAACATTAAAACTTATATTACAATCATAAGTTATGCAATATGTTTCAATTTAACAGCAGTCATATTCATTTTGACAATAATGCATATGGGGCAAGGGTTTAAATTATTTTTGACAATAATGCATATTAGCTTACAACCATAAAATATCTAAGGTGATGTATGTTATTTTTTTTTCCGTCAAAGTTTTTTTAAATTAGATAAATGGGCCAGGTCTAGTAAACGGCCGAAGCCCGATTACAGCAAAAGACGGTTACAAGTCCAAAAAATTACGGGCTAAATGAAAAAGCTAAACGGACCCTCGGCCCAAACTCAGAAGCTGCACGACCCCGTCGGATATAGCGTGTCGAGGAGGCTGACTCGACACGTGGATCTGCTCCATTAATGCGTCACGCGTCGTAACTGCCTCAACTTGACCGCCTCTGCCTCTATGCCGCCAGAACAACACCATCAAAATCCTCGTTCGTCGGAGCTCCGTAACCGACAAGCCTCCAACGAACCCATAGCCGTTCTTCACCGCACTGTCATCACGCCGGAGAGTTTCAACGAACCTCGAGATCTCCTTCGACTTTAAAACACTTCAAACCCTAGACACTCGAACCGAGAACCATCACTTTCTTTCCTTGAAAGTCGTCACCTCGCCAGAGAGCTTCATCGTCTACCGAGATCTCATCCGCAGTAACCCAACCCCACCTTGACGACAACCACGCCGAACTTGACACAAATCAAACCTAGTAACCTTAACCCAAACGAACACCGGGTTCCTAAGCGGCAGCGCGGAGCTTTGCTAGCCTCCGCTCTCCGTAACCAAAAGCCGGCGAAGACGAATCTGAAAGAGACTCCCTTCCCGGAAGCTAGAGCCGGCGACGGTGGATCTGAGCAAGCCTCCACCTCCCGGAAAACACCACATCTAAATATGCAAGCCGCTCCCTCTCCACCAGGGACCTCCAGACGAACGCGTCGTTACTCCAAAACCGAGCCACCGTTAGGGATGGTAGCGGTACCAGAGATCGGACAAGGCGGTCGTTGACAGGACGGCAAAAAAGGAGCGAAGGGGAGCAACTACGAGGGACAAGAAAGGACTCCGGCGCCAGCACAGACGCTCACGCGCCGGCCGAACATCGGTCCCCAAAGTAGATCTAACTTCTCTCTAGAAGAAATCAACCCAAGATGATGTATGTTTATATAAAAGAAAAAGCTACAGAGAAGAAAAATAAATTTTCACTTTCCCACTAGGGTCAAGTCCCTACATTATTAAATGACTGCTTGGCAGTAATTGATTGTTTTAAGATGTCAAAGTCTGTAATTTCTCACACAAAACCAAAAGTCACTTTTTTCTTTTGGTCTGAAATTGTAAGTAACATAAAGTTTGGGTTGAAATGGTAAATAACATAAAGTTGAAGGTAGGACTGTCGGAGAAAGGATAAGACTTTAGACCCAAAGAGATCATCAGCAAGAAAAAAATGGCAGCTTTGAGTTCCACTTCATGTCTACACTCACTTGCTGGCCACGAAAGATACTTCCTCTCATGTAAAACATCCCAATTTTCAAAACCCTCGTTCATAAAACCTTCTCTGAAGAAACCCAGATTCTCAGTTCCGTTTTGCATCAAGCAAAGTGATCTTGACCAGAAGCAAATTAAACAAGAATCTAGCAGAGAAGAAGACAAAGAAGAAGAAGATGATTATTGGGTTGTTACAGCCGTAAGAAGCAAATACAATGAGATTGTTATAGTTGATACTGTTGATGCCCGATATCTCCTCCTTGATTCAACTAGTAAGATTTTTGTAACATCTTTGAAAAATAAAATGTTTTATAATCAAATCCTCTGTTTTTTTTTTTTTGTAACATTGTTTTTTCTTATATGTAGAGAATGCACATAGTGTTATCAACAAGGGGGGTGAGAATTGGACTGATTCTTATTGGGTATGTTACATTTTCCATAATCTCTTGTTTCTCTTTTGGTATGTAAATGTGGTTTTGTCATAGATTAAATAATTTTATTGTGTTTGTTTTGAATCTTATCAACGTTTTATTACAGGATGAGTTTGCAAGTTTGCCACCTATTGTCCCTGATGGTCCCATTGCAATCTATGGATTGGTGAGAGCTACTCAATGAATCTCATATCAAAGTGTCTTAGATGTACATTGACTTATGTTCATATGTTATAGGGTGGTGGAACAGCTGCAAGACTGATTCTTGAGTTGTATCCTTCTGTTCAGCTTGAGGGTTGGGAAATTGATGACATTGTATGAAAATTCATACTCTTGAAACAAAATAAGATTTTTATCTAATGGAATATTGAGTTCACTTTGTTTTTTTTTTATGGACAATAGTTGATTGAGAAAACAAGAGAGTATATGGAGCTATCTGAGTTAGAGAAGCCAACACCAAAAGGCGGTAGTCTTCGTGTTCTTGTAGATGATGCTCTTTCTCCTTCTGAAGATGTTTCAGGAAAATATGCTGGTGAGATTTTCAGTTAATGTATGTTGCATGTTTCTTGTCTAAATTCTTGGAATTTTATTTGGAATTAGGGATCATTGTTGATTTGTTTGCTGATGGAAAGGTCTTAGATCAGCTGCAACAGGTACTTACAAACGGTTATGGTTGTTAGTATCATGATCTAGGCACATGTTTTTGAATTTAGCGAATGCGTAGGTTCAAATGTGGCATGATCTAGCTAGCAGGCTGATGCCTAACGGTCGCATAATGGTGAACTGTGCCGGAATCGAAGAAGAGAAAGTTGTAACAAATGAGAAACCTAAGTTGGTGTTAGGTGATTCGGTTTGGATGTTGAATCCTACCATCAAGGTCATGTCAGAAGCATTCCCTGGACAGGTAGGCAACACACATTTCATCTTCCA
Proteins encoded:
- the LOC106307915 gene encoding uncharacterized protein LOC106307915, whose amino-acid sequence is MAALSSTSCLHSLAGHERYFLSCKTSQFSKPSFIKPSLKKPRFSVPFCIKQSDLDQKQIKQESSREEDKEEEDDYWVVTAVRSKYNEIVIVDTVDARYLLLDSTKNAHSVINKGGENWTDSYWDEFASLPPIVPDGPIAIYGLGGGTAARLILELYPSVQLEGWEIDDILIEKTREYMELSELEKPTPKGGSLRVLVDDALSPSEDVSGKYAGIIVDLFADGKVLDQLQQVQMWHDLASRLMPNGRIMVNCAGIEEEKVVTNEKPKLVLGDSVWMLNPTIKVMSEAFPGQVYWKRTPDSEGLNFVALTGGEPDLSDWSSKVPVRLSEPVKQWKLCEDL